A genome region from Populus alba chromosome 3, ASM523922v2, whole genome shotgun sequence includes the following:
- the LOC118037898 gene encoding uncharacterized protein, which translates to MTLQDWVDFWFRDDLRYKVPFSVGKSSGSNKTNYPSGSIDKSRVRFSKFIHPFKELNVPSHIQDEVYLAAFLSCWLCKFVFPSKDVGFIRPSTFKVASMMAAGRQFSLAIPVLATVGLQKKFGTHQTTISPTKLVGMTKYAGVGLAKHFNESQAHALFRDPKRVIFPALLPLAKVGVLYDDGNLSILESDYFMCIRSGYLTLRYDDTFIFESYCPDRFSRQFGFCQHIPRDFGGRTGVPTLEDIILKSPANVAIVSRRTKEKKNDPLLTKKKRSSPTYKRDKRVVDVDLGKEDGTRTSAHINRTPLVIPSVKRVSTSKDHLNKKSSNSSGTKERSAQSFSPQLEEEDNVEAILNVDDSEHENSDHHWKRLKRTKKVFNPCSSGFLHGVPSASIMPDNIDELLGQQDLGNDFDMYIGPEMSVASVASPNPFNILAAGIGNSQPSFSLPHEQPKPPQPIFNIATNLHNLGPTTAFESSGVTRYCADDIIGEIRSEFAVKCWESIKNKIARTPIHYIPNLAGEVEKILLTIEDIKVDCSSIRRMVTEVIEDAKKFIHLESSLSPMMTSEQRALNVEKLEVQLKNSEAFEEEASTSISITHAEITKITGQLMELQSKKTELESSLKACDAKLSERQIITSGIRVEITTLSSSPVISETDAVILQKLKGLLETKQKEMEEHNWKP; encoded by the exons ATGACCCTTCAAGATTGGGTAGATTTCTGGTTTCGAGATGACTTGAGATACAAGGTACCTTTTTCTGTGGGCAAGTCTAGCGGATCCAATAAGACTAACTATCCTTCTGGCTCAATTGATAAGTCTCGTGTTCGCTTCAGCAAATtcattcatccttttaaggagcTTAATGTCCCTTCTCATATTCAGGATGAAGTTTATTTAGCGGCTTTTCTTTCATGTTGGCTATGCAAATTTGTATTTCCTAGCAAGGATGTTGGTTTCATTCGTCCTAGTACTTTCAAAGTAGCATCCATGATGGCAGCTGGAAGGCAATTCTCTCTTGCGATACCAGTTCTAGCAA CAGTTGGCTTGCAGAAAAAATTTGGCACCCATCAAACAACAATTAGTCCTACCAAGTTAGTTGGGATGACGAAATATGCCGGTGTGGGGTTGGCAAAACATTTCAATGAATCTCAAGCTCATGCTCTTTTCAGAGATCCCAAGAGAGTCATATTTCCTGCATTACTTCCCCTGGCTAAAGTTGGGGTCTTATATGATGATGGCAACTTGTCAATCCTCGAGAGTGACTACTTTATGTGTATTCGATCCGGCTATTTGACTCTTCGTTATGAtgatacttttatttttgaatcttaCTGTCCTGATAGATTCAGTAGACAATTTGGGTTTTGCCAACATATTCCCCGTGACTTTGGAGGGAGAACTGGAGTCCCAACCTTGGAGGAT ATCATTCTTAAAAGTCCTGCTAATGTTGCCATAGTATCACGaaggacaaaagaaaagaagaatgacCCTCTTTTAACCAAAAAGAAACGATCTTCTCCTACCTATAAAAGAGACAAGCGGGTAGTTGATGTTGATTTAGGCAAGGAAGATGGTACACGAACATCTGCCCACATAAATAGGACACCACTTGTGATTCCTAGTGTAAAGAGAGTGAGTACTTCAAAAGATCATCTTAATAAGAAATCCTCTAACTCCTCAGGGACAAAGGAAAGGAGTGCACAATCCTTTTCTCCACAATTG GAGGAGGAAGATAATGTTGAAGCGATCTTAAATGTTGATGATAGTGAGCATGAAAACAGTGATCATCATTGGAAACGTTTAAAACGTACAAAAAAAGTGTTCAATCCTTGCAGCTCGGGTTTTCTTCATGGAGTCCCTAGTGCATCAATCATGCCAGACAATATTGATGAACTG CTTGGTCAACAAGACTTGGGGAATGACTTTGATATGTATATTGGGCCAGAAATGAGTGTTGCTTCTGTTGCTAGCCCTAACCCTTTCAATATTTTAGCTGCTGGGATTGGAAACTCTCAACCTTCATTCAGTTTACCACATGAGCAGCCTAAACCACCTCAACCGATCTTTAATATAGCGACCAACTTGCATAATCTTGGACCTACTACTGCCTTTGAGTCTTCAGGAGTCACTAGGTATTGTGCTGATGACATAATAGGagagataagatctgaatttgcTGTCAAGTGTTGGGAGAGCATCAAAAATAAGATTGCTCGTACACCGATCCATTATATTCCTAACCTGGCTGGTGAAGTTGAGAAGATCCTCCTCACCATTGAAGATATAAAGGTTGATTGCTCTTCTATCAGAAGAATGGTGACCGAGGTGATTGAGGATGCTAAAAAGTTTATTCACTTAGAGTCTTCATTATCTCCTATGATGACATCAGAGCAACGAGCCTTAAATGTTGAAAAGCTTGAAGTGCAACTTAAAAATTCAGAAGCTTTTGAAGAGGAGGCATCTACATCCATTTCTATTACTCATGCtgagataacaaaaataacaggacAATTGATGGAGTTGCAGAGCAAGAAGACTGAGTTAGAGTCATCTCTCAAGGCGTGTGATGCAAAACTTTCTGAGAGACAAATCATCACCTCCGGCATTCGAGTAGAGATCACCACACTATCCTCTTCCCCTGTGATAAGTGAAACTGACGCAgtcattcttcaaaaattaaaaggattgtTGGAGACCAAACAAAAGGAGATGGAAGAACATAACTGGAAACCGTAG
- the LOC118038064 gene encoding ubiquitin-conjugating enzyme E2 34-like: MAEKSCVKRLQKEYRALCKEPVSHVVACPSPSDILEWRKFLFILVDFYYGKIKFPPEYPYKPPGITMITPNGRFMTQKKICLSMSDFHPESWNPMWSVSSILTGLLSFMTDNTPTTGSVNTTAAEKRHLAKDSLAFNCKNTAFKKLFPEYVEKYKQERHARQLVSEQVSAQVPQEDKCRLKLEKLGDSSVEDAKGVDTPKDARRNRKQPFPTWMMLLLVSIFGVVMALPLLQL, translated from the exons ATGGCTGAGAAATCTTGTGTCAAGCGACTCCAGAAGGAATATAGAGCTCTCTGTAAA GAACCAGTCTCTCATGTTGTTGCCTGTCCTTCCCCAAGTGATATTCTCGAATGGCGTAAATTCTTATTTATCCTT GTGGATTTTTACTATGGAAAAATCAAGTTTCCTCCCGAGTATCCCTATAAACCTCCTGGAATCAC CATGATCACTCCCAATGGCCGATTCATgactcaaaagaaaatatgcttATCCATGAGTGATT TTCATCCAGAGAGTTGGAACCCCATGTGGTCTGTATCAAG CATACTTACGGGGCTTCTTTCTTTCATG ACTGACAACACTCCTACCACAGGAAGTGTGAACACTACTGCTGCTGAGAAGCGACACCTAGCAAAGGATTCTCTTGCTTTCAATTGTAAGAA CACGGCATTCAAGAAATTGTTTCCCGAGTATGTAGAGAAGTACAAGCAGGAGCGACACGCCAGGCAGCTTGTTTCAGAGCAAGTGTCAGCACAGGTCCCACAAGAAGATAAATGCAGACTGAAGTTGGAAAAACTTGGTGATTCTTCAGTAGAAGATGCAAAGGGAGTAGATACCCCGAAGGATGCAAGAAGAAACAGGAAGCAGCCATTCCCAACCTGGATGATGTTGTTACTGGTTTCAATCTTTGGTGTTGTGATGGCACTGCCTCTACTTCAACTTTGA
- the LOC118038062 gene encoding pumilio homolog 23: MVSVGSKALASRRDRTCCNLVEDNLMGREDKSYNQGRKKKGMGRKAKNDSFGFDADNSNKSVSGRATDGAAKPKKSSKYQNTFSEPQPSIVRKQVDPETTKYFSEIVNLFESDGVDLEERPVICGNALEEARGKEFELATDYYISHTLQILLEGCNVDHLCDFLRGCAKVFPLISMDRSGSHVAETALKSLAMHLQDDEAYSVIEETLTNICKVIVASPVDMMCNCYGSHVFRSLLCLCGGVPLDSPVFHRAKPSMILAERLNLSISSAPGNNLSHHHQGFPGLLKFLVSGMLNCSEEDVKYLLVDQYSSLVFQASLKLFAGHDQQLLQIIPVLLDCRKENLTEGNFIEMTAVGDIVELMKEAAYSHLMEVILAVSPESLYDEMFTKIFRKSLFELSSHQCGNFVVQALVSHARDREQMEFIWEKLGPKFRDLLEMGKSGVIASLIATSQRLHTHEHEVCKALADAVCLPNESPRSVVDRILFLESYFACVEKSNWKWPSGAKIHVMGSLILQAVFKFQNQLIQPYIMSLTSMEVDHVLEAAKDVGGARTIEAFLDSDASGKQKHRLINKLRGHFGELAMHSSGSFTVEKCFSASNLSLREAIASDLLSVQNELPKTKQGPYLLRKLDIDGYANRPDQWRSRQASKQSTYKEFYAAFGSGEAKSSKSDSFLADTSKSTSLAIGVKNVRKEIDHHLASSEKYAKHAVVDDVMKVKNKKHEKGHGGASDEKATGSVNQKPFLSVDLKKSKRHGQEERSKASRKKLKV; encoded by the exons ATGGTTTCTGTTGGTTCAAAAGCTTTAGCATCAAGAAGAGACAGGACTTGCTGTAATTTGGTGGAAGATAACTTGATGGGCAGGGAGGATAAATCATATAATCAGGGCAGAAAGAAAAAGGGTATGGGCAGGAAGGCCAAGAATGACAGTTTTGGTTTTGATGCTGATAATTCCAACAAAAGTGTTTCTGGGCGGGCGACTGATGGAGCTGCGAAACCCAAAAAgtcatcaaaatatcaaaatactttCTCAGAGCCACAACCATCAATTGTAAG GAAACAGGTTGATCCTGAAACAACCAAATATTTTTCAGAGATTGTAAATCTGTTTGAAAGTGATGGCGTTGATTTGGAGGAGCGTCCGGTTATATGTGGCAATGCTCTTGAAGAAGCTAGAGGCAAAGAATTTGAGCTGGCAACTGATTATTATATAAGCCACACTCTGCAAATCCTACTCGAGGGCTGTAATGTGGACCATCTTTGCGATTTCCTCCGAGGCTGTGCAAAGGTCTTTCCTTTAATTTCAATGGATAGGTCCGGTTCGCATGTTGCTGAGACAGCTCTCAAGTCCTTAGCTATGCATCTTCAGGACGACGAGGCTTATTCTGTTATTGAAGAGACTCTAACTAATATATGCAAG GTAATTGTAGCTAGTCCTGTTGATATGATGTGTAACTGCTATGGATCTCATGTTTTCCGAAGTCTTCTTTGTCTTTGTGGAGGAGTGCCATTAGATTCCCCAGTGTTCCATCGAGCAAAACCATCAATGATTCTGGCAGAGCGTTTGAACCTCAGCATTTCTTCTGCCCCTGGGAACAATTTATCACATCATCATCAAGGATTTCCTGGTTTACTCAAGTTTCTTGTATCAGGAATGTTGAATTGTAGTGAAGAAGATGTGAAATACCTTCTAGTTGATCAGTACAGCAGTTTGGTTTTCCAGGCAT CTTTGAAGTTATTTGCTGGGCATGATCAACAGTTGTTACAGATAATTCCGGTCCTACTCGACtgcagaaaagaaaatttaacagAAGGAAACTTCATAGAAATGACAGCAGTCGGTGACATTGTAGAATTAATGAAAGAAGCTGCGTATAGCCACCTAATGGAG GTAATCCTGGCAGTGAGTCCTGAAAGCTTGTATGATGAAATGTTCACAAAGATTTTCAGGAAATCTCTATTTGAGCTTTCATCCCATCAGTGTGGCAATTTTGTTGTTCAAGCCTTGGTTTCTCATGCAAGAGATCGGGAACAA ATGGAGTTTATCTGGGAGAAACTTGGTCCAAAATTTAGGGATCTTCTTGAAATGGGGAAGTCAGGAGTTATTGCATCTCTTATTGCTACAAGTCAAAGGCTTCACACACATGAACATGAG GTCTGTAAGGCCCTTGCTGATGCAGTATGTTTGCCAAATGAGTCTCCTAGATCTGTTGTTGATCGAATATTGTTTCTTGAAAGTTACTTTGCTTGTGTGGAAAAATCCAATTGGAAGTGGCCAAGTGGTGCCAAGATCCATGTTATGGGCTCTCTGATTCTGCAGGcagtttttaaatttcaaaat CAACTCATACAGCCTTATATAATGAGTCTCACATCCATGGAAGTTGACCATGTCCTTGAAGCTGCAAAGGATGTAGGGGGAGCTCGTACAATCGAAGCATTTCTAGATTCCGATGCATCTGGAAAACAAAAGCACAGGCTAATTAATAA GTTACGGGGACATTTTGGAGAGCTTGCAATGCACTCTTCCGGTTCATTTACTGTTGAAAAGTGCTTTAGTGCCAGTAATTTGTCACTAAGAGAAGCTATAGCATCAGACTTGTTATCTGTGCAAAATGAGCTTCCCAAGACCAAGCAAGGCCCTTACCTCTTGAGAAAATTAGATATTGATGG ATATGCTAACCGGCCTGATCAGTGGAGATCAAGACAGGCTTCAAAACAATCAACTTACAAAGAATTTTATGCTGCATTTGGATCTGGTGAGGCCAAGTCATCAAAAAGTGACTCCTTCCTTGCTGATACTTCCAAGAGCACATCACTCGCAATAGGAGTAAAGAATGTGAGGAAAGAGATTGATCATCATTTGGCCTCATCAGAGAAATATGCAAAGCATGCTGTGGTTGATGATGTCatgaaagtaaaaaacaagaagcacGAGAAGGGTCATGGCGGTGCCTCTGATGAGAAAGCAACAGGGAGTGTAAATCAGAAACCTTTTCTGTCTGTTGACCTGAAGAAAAGCAAACGACACGGACAAGAGGAGCGATCAAAGGCTTCAAGAAAGAAGTTAAAAGTTTGA
- the LOC118038063 gene encoding uncharacterized protein: MNNSPMYQNYEASDHGAYEFDPQVDFTQFLEEARQHAREMNLQSILPHPESGKERVEEEKKSKRSWKQSLLKWWNAEKKTKTIVEPANSSNISNPRKGHVSGPIYGSGRGDEARHRRQTSGPLTNLFNRSKSVENKNRYVCLDQLNNPHGVKAYGPVYLVT, translated from the exons ATGAATAACTCTCCAATGTACCAAAACTACGAGGCGAGCGATCATGGTGCTTACGAGTTTGATCCTCAAGTTGACTTTACACAG TTCTTGGAAGAAGCAAGACAACATGCAAGAGAAATGAATCTACAGTCAATTTTACCACATCCAGAATCTGGAAAGGAAAGagtggaagaagagaaaaagagcaAGAGGTCCTGGAAACAATCTCTCCTCAAATGGTGGAATGCTGAGAAGAAGACCAAGACCATCGTAGAACCAGCAAACAGCTCTAACATTTCAAATCCAAGAAAGGGTCATGTCTCCGGTCCTATATATGGAAGTGGCAGAGGAGATGAAGCCAGGCATCGGCGACAGACATCCGGGCCGCTGACTAATCTTTTCAACCGTTCCAAGAGCGTGGAGAACAAGAACCGTTATGTGTGTCTTGACCAACTTAACAATCCCCATGGTGTCAAGGCCTATGGACCTGTTTACCTGGTAACTTAG
- the LOC118038061 gene encoding uncharacterized protein, protein MAEEAGMFMVHQTIGSVLCCKCGIPMQPNAANMCVKCLRSEVDITEGLKKNVILLHCPECDTYLDPPSTRIRAQLESRELMAFCLKKLKLKSTGVTLVNAEFIWTEPHSKRIKLRVRVQKEVLHGAILEQAYVIEYVQQDQMCDSCTRVQANPDQWVAGVQLRQHVAHRRTFFYLEQLILKHDAAARAIKIKQMDHGIDFFFANRSHGVKFVDFVGKVAPVRSRNDKQLVSHDSKSNNYNYKHTFSVEISPICREDLVCLPPRVAVSLGNLGPLVICSKVTNSIALLDPFTLRHCFLDADQYWRTPFKSLLTSRQLVEYIVFDVDFVSPEVNIGGSRYALADATVARMSDFGKNDTMFNIKTHLGHILKPGDYALGYDLHGANSNDMELDKYKNLVIPEAILVKKSYEEKRQRKRGKPRSWKLKSLNMEVDDTRARGDQEKVNSEYEQFLRDLEENPELRFNVSLYRNKEYQPSEMASMTDGEDIPSIPLEELLADLEINDAEDEDESMRE, encoded by the coding sequence ATGGCCGAAGAAGCAGGCATGTTTATGGTTCATCAAACAATTGGAAGTGTTTTGTGTTGCAAATGTGGTATTCCTATGCAACCAAACGCTGCTAATATGTGTGTTAAGTGTTTGCGCTCTGAAGTTGACATAACTGAAGGTCTAAAGAAGAATGTAATTCTTTTACATTGCCCGGAGTGTGATACCTACTTGGATCCACCTAGTACGCGGATTAGGGCCCAACTGGAATCGAGGGAGTTGATGGCATTTTGTCTgaagaagttgaaattgaaGTCCACAGGAGTTACTTTGGTAAATGCGGAATTTATTTGGACTGAACCACATTCCAAGAGGATCAAGCTCCGAGTGAGAGTTCAGAAGGAGGTCCTTCATGGTGCAATACTCGAACAAGCATATGTTATTGAGTATGTTCAGCAGGACCAAATGTGTGATTCTTGCACAAGAGTTCAGGCCAACCCTGATCAGTGGGTTGCTGGTGTCCAGCTCCGgcaacatgttgctcatagaagaACTTTCTTTTACTTGGAGCAGCTGATTTTGAAGCATGATGCTGCTGCCCGTGCcattaaaataaagcaaatggATCATggtattgattttttctttgcaaatcgTAGCCATGGTGTTAAATTTGTTGACTTTGTGGGTAAAGTAGCTCCAGTAAGGAGTCGCAATGACAAGCAACTTGTTTCCCATGATTCTAAGAGCAACAACTATAATTACAAACATACTTTCTCTGTTGAAATCTCTCCAATTTGCCGTGAGGATTTAGTCTGCTTGCCTCCAAGGGTTGCTGTTAGCTTGGGGAATCTAGGTCCTCTTGTGATCTGCTCAAAAGTGACAAATAGCATTGCTTTGTTAGATCCTTTCACCCTGAGACACTGCTTCTTGGATGCTGACCAGTACTGGAGAACACCCTTTAAGTCTCTTCTCACTAGCAGGCAACTTGTGGAGTATATTGTATTTGATGTGGACTTTGTTTCCCCCGAAGTTAATATTGGCGGGTCTAGATATGCTCTCGCTGATGCCACTGTTGCTCGCATGTCAGATTTTGGGAAGAATGATACCATGTTCAACATAAAAACGCACCTGGGGCATATTTTGAAGCCTGGTGATTATGCTCTTGGTTATGATTTACATGGAGCTAACAGTAATGACATGGAGCTTGACAAGTACAAAAATCTAGTCATTCCAGAAGCAATTTTGGTAAAGAAAAGCTATGAAGAGAAGCGCCAGAGGAAACGAGGGAAGCCTCGTTCCTGGAAGCTAAAGTCCCTCAATATGGAGGTTGATGACACGAGAGCTCGAGGTGACCAAGAGAAGGTGAACTCAGAGTATGAACAGTTCCTGAGAGATCTAGAAGAGAACCCGGAGTTGAGGTTCAATGTATCATTGTATCGTAACAAAGAATATCAGCCTTCTGAGATGGCATCTATGACTGATGGGGAAGATATACCTTCCATTCCGCTGGAGGAGTTGCTTGCTGATCTTGAGATAAATGACGCGGAAGATGAGGATGAAAGCATGAGGGAATGA
- the LOC118038060 gene encoding pectinesterase: MLVAKMTQDKRNLTGISDSGEHISIFKKNKKLFLVILASLLLVTTIIAIVTGVNSHRNSKNEGTHAILKSSCSSTLYPELCYSAVATVPGATSNLASQKDVIELSINLTIKAVQHNFFTVEKLVATKKLTKREKTALHDCLEIIDETLDELHEALVDLNEYPNKKSLKKHADDLKTLLSSAITNQETCLDGFSHDEADKKVRKALLKGQTHVEKMCSNVLAMIKNMTDTDVANELKTTNRKLMQEKEGNESEWPEWMSVADRRLLQSSSVTPDVVVAADGSGNYKTVSAAVAAAPKKSSKRYIIRIKAGVYRENVDVPKDKTNIMFLGDGRKTTIITASRNVVDGSTTFNSATVAAVGQGFLARGVTFQNTAGPSKHQAVALRVGSDLSAFYDCDMLAYQDTLYVHSNRQFFINCLVAGTVDFIFGNAAVVLQDCDIHARRPNSGQKNMVTAQGRTDPNQNTGIVIQKSRIGATSDLQPVKSSFPTYLGRPWKEYSRTVIMQSSITDVIQPAGWFEWSGSFALNTLYYAEYQNSGAGAGTSRRVTWKGYRVITSATEAQRFTPGNFIAGSSWLRSTTFPFSLGL; the protein is encoded by the exons ATGCTTGTAGCCAAAATGACCCAAGATAAGCGAAACTTGACTGGAATATCAGATTCTGGCGAGCACATTTCTATcttcaagaaaaacaagaaactcTTCTTGGTTATTCTTGCTTCTTTGTTACTGGTTACCACTATAATAGCCATTGTCACTGGTGTAAATTCACACAGGAACAGCAAAAATGAAGGTACTCATGCCATCCTCAAATCCTCATGCAGCTCCACTCTGTATCCTGAATTGTGCTACTCAGCTGTTGCCACTGTCCCCGGAGCCACTAGCAATTTAGCTAGCCAGAAGGATGTCATTGAACTTTCCATAAACCTCACTATCAAAGCTGTTCAACACAATTTCTTCACCGTAGAAAAGCTCGTAGCCACCAAGAAACTCACCAAACGAGAGAAGACTGCTCTCCATGATTGTTTGGAGATTATTGACGAGACTCTTGATGAGTTACACGAGGCTTTGGTGGATCTAAATGAGTACCCAaacaaaaaatctcttaaaaaacaTGCAGACGACCTCAAAACCCTGTTGAGCTCTGCCATAACCAACCAAGAAACATGCTTGGATGGTTTCTCTCATGATGAAGCAGATAAAAAGGTGCGCAAAGCTTTGTTGAAGGGCCAGACTCATGTTGAAAAGATGTGCAGTAATGTATTGGCAATGATCAAGAACATGACAGACACAGACGTTGCAAATGAGCTCAAGACCACAAACAGGAAGCTCATGCAGGAAAAAGAAGGTAATGAAAGTGAGTGGCCGGAGTGGATGTCAGTAGCAGACAGGAGGCTGTTGCAATCATCATCAGTGACTCCAGATGTGGTGGTGGCGGCTGATGGAAGTGGGAATTACAAGACAGTATCAGCTGCAGTTGCTGCTGCACCAAAGAAAAGCAGCAAAAGGTACATAATTCGTATCAAGGCAGGTGTTTACAGGGAAAATGTGGATGTACCAAAGGACAAGACGAACATAATGTTTTTGGGAGATGGAAGAAAAACAACTATCATTACAGCAAGCAGGAATGTGGTTGATGGTAGCACAACCTTCAACTCTGCTACAGTTG CTGCGGTGGGTCAAGGATTCCTCGCCCGAGGCGTAACTTTCCAAAACACAGCTGGTCCCTCGAAGCACCAAGCCGTGGCGCTACGGGTCGGGTCTGACCTTTCAGCATTCTACGACTGCGACATGCTAGCCTACCAAGACACCCTCTACGTCCATTCAAACCGTCAGTTTTTCATTAACTGCCTCGTAGCAGGCACGGTTGACTTCATTTTTGGCAATGCTGCGGTTGTTTTACAAGACTGTGACATCCATGCTCGCCGTCCCAACTCAGGTCAAAAGAACATGGTCACGGCCCAAGGCCGGACGGACCCTAATCAAAACACTGGCATTGTGATTCAAAAGAGCAGGATCGGTGCCACCTCCGATTTACAGCCTGTTAAGAGCAGTTTCCCGACGTATCTTGGGAGGCCCTGGAAGGAGTACTCGAGGACTGTCATCATGCAATCATCCATAACCGATGTAATCCAACCGGCCGGGTGGTTCGAGTGGAGTGGAAGTTTTGCACTGAACACGTTATATTATGCAGAGTATCAGAACTCGGGGGCCGGTGCGGGGACCTCCAGAAGGGTAACATGGAAAGGATACAGAGTGATTACAAGTGCAACGGAGGCTCAAAGATTTACTCCCGGCAATTTCATTGCCGGAAGTAGCTGGTTGAGGTCGACTACCTTCCCTTTCTCTCTTGGCTTGTAA